A genomic window from Streptococcus sanguinis includes:
- the galE gene encoding UDP-glucose 4-epimerase GalE: MCYNESSVRGKGSFMAILVLGGAGYIGSHMVDRLVAAGKEEVVVVDNLVTGHRAAVHPKAVFYEGDLADKDFMRDVFAKHPSIDAVIHFAAFSLVAESMVDPLKYFDNNTAGMVSLLEVMQECDVKNIVFSSTAATYGIPEEVPILETTPQKPINPYGESKLMMETIMRWADQAYDIKFVALRYFNVAGAKPDGSIGEDHGPETHLLPIVLQVAQGKREKIAVFGDDYDTPDGTNVRDYVHPFDLADAHILAVEHLRTGHPSDAFNLGSSTGFSNLQIVEAARKVTGHPIPLEIAERRPGDPDTLIASSEKARNVLGWQPKFDNIETIIETAWKWHSSHPNGYDDRG; encoded by the coding sequence ATGTGTTATAATGAATCTAGCGTAAGAGGGAAAGGAAGTTTTATGGCAATTTTAGTATTAGGTGGAGCTGGCTATATCGGCTCGCACATGGTAGACCGTCTGGTAGCAGCAGGTAAGGAAGAAGTAGTCGTCGTTGATAATTTGGTGACTGGTCATCGGGCAGCCGTCCATCCGAAAGCAGTCTTTTATGAGGGGGATTTGGCGGATAAGGACTTTATGCGTGATGTCTTTGCCAAACATCCATCCATCGATGCAGTCATTCACTTCGCTGCTTTTTCGCTGGTGGCGGAGTCTATGGTAGATCCGCTCAAGTATTTTGACAATAATACAGCCGGCATGGTCTCTCTCTTGGAGGTCATGCAGGAATGCGATGTTAAAAATATTGTCTTTTCTTCGACTGCTGCGACTTATGGCATTCCTGAGGAAGTTCCGATTCTGGAAACGACTCCGCAAAAGCCTATCAATCCTTATGGTGAGAGCAAACTCATGATGGAGACCATTATGCGCTGGGCAGACCAGGCCTATGACATCAAGTTTGTAGCCCTGCGTTATTTCAATGTGGCCGGTGCCAAACCTGACGGTTCAATCGGTGAGGATCACGGTCCTGAAACCCATCTCCTGCCTATTGTGCTTCAGGTGGCTCAGGGCAAACGTGAGAAGATTGCCGTCTTTGGAGATGATTATGATACTCCGGATGGGACCAATGTACGCGATTATGTCCATCCTTTCGACTTGGCTGACGCCCATATTTTGGCTGTTGAGCACCTACGTACCGGCCATCCTTCAGATGCCTTTAACCTTGGCTCTTCGACTGGTTTTTCCAACCTGCAGATTGTAGAAGCAGCTCGAAAGGTGACCGGCCATCCGATTCCTTTGGAAATAGCAGAGCGGCGCCCAGGGGATCCGGATACGCTGATTGCTTCTTCTGAGAAAGCGAGAAATGTTCTGGGCTGGCAGCCGAAATTTGACAATATCGAAACTATTATCGAAACCGCTTGGAAATGGCATTCCAGTCATCCAAATGGCTATGATGATAGAGGATAA
- a CDS encoding YSIRK-type signal peptide-containing protein: MEKRITGDTLQRYSFRKLSVGLVSATIGSFFLSTAIGGNISTVEAAEVSAGKTVPVQYHYVVESELTEAEKNAVVKELPKFVEENSDAYYLVYRPKTQGLSAKSLPKTGYSSLWEATFAAAGLTLAVLVIARGRNGKRYLSSILLVTGLGSILLAPSVFAVTNIELAAYNQRLNLTVGDKLPEPLEIAGFEYVGYLKSGEQGKENAAGSHQLPMAQKDLSALEVDQQAGKSASLSRNQSTANKPVSTETEKLTEQEKEIIAAKEREFARLSPVTEVLELEFKSQESSQTQVLPYQTEYQYSNELAEGQSQVIRAGVAGTRTVVTRNYIAGKEIVKREVISDQVTAEPVSEIVLVGTAAVKSVPKQAPVHQVPELTTYGTTPHTAPVQEAPELTTYGTAPDTAPVNEVPELTTYGTTPDVAPVQEVPELTSYGTAPDTAPVQEVPELTSYGTAPDTAPVNEVPELTTYGTAPDTAPVQEVPELTTYGTAPDTAPVQEAPELTTYGTAPDTAPVQEVPGLTSYGTVPDTAPVNEIPELTTYGIAPDTAPVQEAPELTTYGSAPDTAPVNEVPELTTYGTTPDTAPVQEVPELTTYGTAPDTAPVQEVPELTTYGTAADEAPVHQAPELELTATDETRREKIDFSVEEQYTDEIPEGSRQIVTPGVQGERAITTRIYTSNGQEVDRQVLSDEEILAAVTQIIKVGTSKSSLIPADAPKVEELPEYPLTYMDETRVEKINYTIREEETDELVRDARQIVTPGVEGERTIKTRIYSSNGQEVDRQELSNEETLAPVTQVIKVGTAKPTMVPNDAPKAEVLPEYPLTYTDETRVEKIAFNIEEQYTDELSQDSRQIATPGVQGERTIKTRIYSSNGQEIDRQELSNEETLAPVTQIVKVGTAKSTMVPNDAPKAAALPEYPLTYADETRVEKIAFNIEEQYTDELPQDARQIATPGVQGERTIKTRVYSSNGQEVDRQELSNEETLAPVTQIVKVGTAKPTMVPNDAPKAEVLPEYPLTYTDETRVEKINFTIREEETDELPQDTRQIATPGVEGERTIKTRVYSSNGHEIDRQELSNEETLAPVTQVVKVGTAKPTMVPNEAPKADALPEYPLTYTDETHVEKINFTIREEETDELIRDARQIATPGVQGERTIKTRVYSSNGQEIDRQELSNEETLAPVTQVVKVGTAKPTMVPNDAPKTEALPEYPLTYTDETRVEKINFTIREEETDELVRDARQIATPGVQGERTIKTRVYSSNGQEVDRQELSNEETLAPVTQVVKVGTAKPTMVPSDAPKADALPEYPLTYTDETRVEKINFTIREEETDELVRDARQIATPGVQGERTIKTRIYSSNGQEIDRQELSNEETLAPVTQVVKVGTAKPSMVPNDAPKAEVLPEYPLTYTDETRIEKINFTIREEETDELVRDARQIATPGVEGERTIKTRVYSSNGQEIDRQELSNEETLAPVTQVVKVGTANPTMVPNEAPKAAALEEFDLIPLHNLLAEADQIKAQARYFNDSQSHQSSYDTALTAGQAILSQSHASQAEVNQLVEQINQAKAQLSGLEVVKTALQTEYDLNPTIKVTAKYKNADSDKQTAYTDELTKAEGVLNNQTATQVQVNQAFASLTAAKEVLNGVPKVKPTVSILSLTENPDDKSVTVQYRLQDQTQSFRSATAELYQGDQLVRTLPITNFAGSLKIGDLDYYTGYTLKTKLTYELDNGSFTDLETSSRNFELEYKKIAFRDIDSVEFYRKENDQFKRVVSMSSMPTDLSTYFVKVKSSESKEMLLPVHSIAESHKDGRDVYKVTVSLPELVQEGETGYKSGYDFYISKAVAPSQQNVYTSFASLVDAMKQNMAGNYVLGADLDASEVSLAPADYVYLKGNFTGSLTGSHNGKQYAIYNLAKPLFENLKSGSSISNLDLKEVNIVGTYDSAALARNAENTRITDVSVQGRVEVKDNASQVAGLVVIANNTQITNSSFTGTIVSNDKQGKEYNVGGLVANLKGGNSLISQSRADVTILAGARANNQRFGGLVGRLESNARISRSYVTGKIQNSTKNGQIGGVVGSNYFNGLIDNVVSNVSGTNVYSISGDQGYENNRITEAYAVEGNKTLENDKFVTSTLTLDQAEEKLASLDITTTLEDTNLNLYSVNYAQEKNAREDRLIAYANMEKLLPFYNKETIVAYGNKLPDNHKLNTEYLLDVVPMKGNQIITDINSNKTGINRLMLHFEDNTVDYLDLTYKGDFKYKAIAEYSVNGLDLLYTPEAFLSDYSRVLNQVLPELNKVVLDSPAMRTVLGVNAETSLDDLYLDTAFDQVKTKLSEELRKVLAMDKSINTEGNVVADYIAQQIKDNKEAFLLGLTYLNRWYNINYDNINVKDLSAYKFDFFGNHNASTLDTIISLGKSGMNNLKAKNNYMAYDASLSEATGKRGLFNYLEGYRQLFLPGKSNNEWLKTNTKAYIVEAKSDIAEARQIQDAAEDKSKYSVGVYDKITADNWEHKGMLLPLLTMTEKGVYAISNMSTISMGAYDRYRLDANGRVRTDAELAEYVEDRVRKTAEYQRNHYDFWYKILSDESKDKLFRSVLVYDGFSLVDKDGKRYWAPANDKKSLAMQEFFGPAGKWYPSKGYNAYATGNVTHFDAAKLLEDYGNSVYTHEMTHNSDGGIYFEGNGRREGLGAELYARGLLQSTPSADEATITLNTLFKVDKDSKTRLHTYNFKERVQNAEDLQHYVHGMFDMIYTLDYLEGTSMLKQSDDAKLQWFRKMENYYVTDKYGKETHAGNQTRTFTAEEIKQLKTFDSLIENDVITRRENKESGKYARNGYLSLSLFSPIYSALSNPNGAPGDVMFRRTAYELLAAKGYHEGFIPYVSGKYSKEAFDEGKKTWDGWSGRDVGLITDQKVLENVFKGEYDSWVAFKKAMYKERIDQLSKLKPITIEYELRNPNSTKKVTIRSYADMQKLMDEAVAEDVRNITNATSRVDASWVNLLKKKIYNAYLRETDDFRQSIFNK; this comes from the coding sequence ATGGAAAAAAGAATCACTGGTGATACGCTCCAGCGCTATTCTTTTAGAAAGTTATCAGTAGGATTGGTTTCTGCCACTATCGGAAGCTTCTTTTTGAGTACCGCAATAGGGGGAAATATAAGCACAGTTGAGGCTGCAGAAGTCTCAGCAGGCAAAACCGTTCCAGTCCAGTATCACTACGTAGTAGAATCTGAACTGACTGAAGCTGAGAAGAATGCTGTTGTTAAGGAGCTTCCAAAGTTTGTGGAAGAAAACTCTGATGCTTATTACCTGGTTTACCGTCCAAAGACCCAGGGGCTTTCGGCAAAAAGTTTGCCAAAGACGGGCTACTCAAGTCTGTGGGAAGCAACTTTTGCAGCTGCTGGACTGACTTTAGCAGTCTTAGTAATTGCACGAGGTAGAAATGGCAAGCGATACCTGTCTTCTATTTTGCTGGTGACAGGTCTAGGCTCTATTCTCCTAGCTCCTTCTGTATTTGCAGTGACCAATATTGAATTAGCCGCCTACAATCAAAGGCTAAATTTGACAGTAGGAGACAAGCTGCCTGAGCCTTTAGAGATTGCTGGTTTCGAATATGTTGGCTATCTGAAAAGCGGTGAACAGGGCAAGGAGAACGCAGCAGGAAGTCATCAGCTTCCTATGGCACAAAAGGACTTGTCAGCTCTCGAAGTCGATCAGCAGGCAGGTAAATCTGCTAGTCTTTCTAGGAATCAGAGTACTGCCAACAAGCCTGTATCTACTGAAACAGAGAAACTGACAGAGCAAGAAAAAGAGATTATTGCTGCCAAAGAGCGCGAATTTGCTCGGCTTTCTCCAGTCACTGAAGTACTAGAGCTGGAATTCAAGAGCCAAGAAAGCAGCCAAACCCAAGTCCTGCCTTATCAAACAGAATACCAATATTCAAATGAGCTCGCAGAGGGGCAATCTCAGGTCATTCGCGCAGGTGTCGCTGGTACACGCACTGTCGTCACTCGCAATTATATTGCAGGTAAAGAAATTGTAAAAAGGGAAGTAATTTCAGACCAAGTAACTGCAGAGCCAGTTTCGGAAATTGTGTTGGTTGGAACTGCTGCAGTAAAATCTGTACCAAAACAAGCACCAGTGCATCAAGTCCCAGAATTGACGACTTATGGCACGACACCACATACAGCGCCCGTACAAGAAGCTCCAGAGTTAACCACTTATGGAACGGCACCAGATACAGCACCCGTAAATGAAGTTCCAGAATTAACGACGTATGGAACTACACCTGATGTAGCCCCGGTGCAAGAAGTTCCAGAATTAACGTCTTATGGAACGGCGCCAGATACAGCTCCAGTACAAGAAGTTCCAGAATTGACATCTTATGGAACGGCGCCAGATACCGCACCTGTAAATGAAGTCCCAGAGTTGACAACCTATGGCACTGCACCAGATACTGCGCCAGTCCAAGAAGTCCCAGAGTTGACAACTTATGGCACTGCACCAGATACCGCGCCAGTACAAGAAGCTCCGGAGTTAACCACTTATGGCACTGCACCAGATACCGCACCAGTGCAAGAAGTTCCAGGATTGACATCTTATGGAACGGTGCCAGATACAGCACCTGTAAATGAAATCCCAGAATTGACGACCTATGGCATTGCACCAGATACCGCGCCCGTACAAGAAGCTCCGGAACTAACAACTTACGGTAGCGCACCAGATACCGCGCCTGTAAATGAAGTCCCAGAATTGACGACCTATGGCACAACGCCAGATACCGCACCGGTTCAAGAAGTTCCTGAGCTAACGACTTATGGCACTGCACCAGACACCGCTCCAGTACAAGAAGTTCCGGAACTAACAACTTACGGTACCGCAGCAGATGAAGCACCCGTGCATCAAGCCCCAGAATTAGAGCTGACTGCAACGGATGAAACAAGAAGAGAAAAGATAGATTTTTCCGTCGAAGAACAGTATACTGATGAGATTCCAGAAGGCAGTCGCCAAATTGTCACACCAGGTGTACAGGGGGAGCGGGCGATTACCACTCGTATCTATACCTCGAATGGCCAAGAGGTTGACCGCCAAGTTTTATCGGATGAAGAAATTCTTGCAGCAGTCACTCAAATTATTAAGGTCGGAACAAGTAAGTCAAGCCTGATTCCGGCTGACGCACCAAAGGTTGAAGAACTACCAGAGTACCCTCTGACCTACATGGACGAAACCCGTGTAGAGAAAATCAACTATACTATTCGTGAAGAAGAGACAGACGAATTGGTTCGCGATGCCCGTCAAATCGTCACTCCAGGAGTTGAGGGTGAGCGAACTATCAAGACCCGCATCTACAGTTCCAACGGTCAAGAAGTTGATCGCCAAGAGCTTTCTAATGAAGAAACTCTAGCTCCAGTAACGCAAGTTATCAAAGTCGGAACAGCTAAGCCAACCATGGTTCCAAACGATGCGCCGAAAGCAGAAGTTCTTCCAGAATATCCGCTGACTTACACAGATGAAACGCGTGTTGAGAAAATTGCCTTTAACATCGAGGAACAATACACCGATGAGTTGTCTCAGGACTCTCGCCAAATCGCAACACCAGGTGTACAAGGTGAGCGAACAATCAAGACACGCATCTACAGTTCCAACGGTCAAGAAATCGATCGCCAGGAGCTGTCTAACGAGGAAACTCTCGCTCCAGTAACGCAAATTGTTAAAGTTGGAACGGCTAAGTCAACCATGGTTCCAAACGATGCGCCAAAAGCAGCCGCTTTGCCAGAGTATCCGTTGACTTATGCCGATGAAACGCGTGTTGAGAAAATAGCCTTTAACATCGAGGAACAATACACCGATGAGTTGCCTCAGGATGCCCGTCAAATCGCAACTCCGGGAGTTCAAGGTGAGCGAACAATCAAGACCCGTGTCTATAGCTCCAACGGTCAAGAAGTTGATCGTCAGGAGTTATCGAATGAGGAAACACTGGCTCCAGTAACGCAAATTGTTAAAGTTGGTACAGCTAAGCCAACCATGGTTCCAAATGATGCGCCAAAAGCAGAAGTTCTTCCAGAATATCCGCTGACATACACTGACGAAACTAGAGTTGAAAAAATCAACTTCACAATTCGTGAAGAAGAAACGGATGAATTGCCTCAGGATACCCGTCAAATTGCGACTCCAGGTGTTGAGGGTGAGCGGACGATTAAGACTCGTGTTTACAGCTCTAATGGTCATGAAATTGACCGCCAAGAGCTGTCCAACGAGGAAACACTAGCTCCAGTGACGCAAGTTGTCAAAGTCGGAACGGCTAAGCCAACCATGGTTCCAAACGAAGCACCAAAGGCAGACGCCTTGCCAGAGTATCCACTGACTTATACAGATGAAACTCATGTAGAAAAAATCAACTTTACGATTCGAGAAGAAGAGACGGACGAATTGATTCGTGATGCCCGTCAAATCGCCACTCCAGGTGTGCAAGGTGAGCGAACTATCAAGACTCGTGTTTACAGCTCTAATGGTCAGGAAATCGACCGCCAAGAGTTGTCCAATGAGGAAACTCTAGCTCCAGTAACGCAAGTTGTCAAAGTCGGTACGGCTAAGCCAACTATGGTACCGAATGATGCACCGAAAACTGAAGCTCTTCCAGAATATCCGCTGACATACACCGACGAGACTAGAGTTGAAAAAATCAACTTCACAATTCGTGAAGAAGAAACGGACGAATTGGTTCGTGATGCCCGTCAAATTGCGACTCCAGGTGTGCAAGGCGAGCGTACCATCAAGACCCGCGTCTATAGCTCCAACGGCCAAGAAGTTGACCGCCAAGAGCTTTCTAATGAAGAAACTTTAGCTCCAGTAACGCAAGTTGTCAAAGTCGGTACGGCTAAGCCAACCATGGTGCCAAGCGATGCACCAAAAGCAGACGCTTTGCCAGAGTATCCGCTAACTTACACGGATGAAACTCGAGTGGAGAAAATAAACTTCACTATTCGTGAAGAAGAAACGGACGAGTTGGTTCGTGATGCCCGCCAAATTGCAACACCAGGTGTGCAAGGTGAGCGAACCATTAAGACCCGCATCTACAGTTCCAACGGTCAGGAAATCGATCGCCAAGAGCTGTCTAATGAAGAGACTCTAGCCCCAGTTACACAAGTTGTCAAAGTCGGAACGGCTAAACCAAGTATGGTACCGAACGACGCACCGAAAGCAGAAGTTCTTCCAGAATATCCGCTGACTTACACGGACGAAACTCGCATAGAGAAAATCAACTTTACCATTCGTGAAGAAGAAACGGACGAATTGGTTCGTGATGCCCGTCAAATCGCTACCCCAGGTGTTGAGGGTGAGCGAACTATCAAGACCCGCGTCTATAGCTCCAATGGCCAAGAAATCGACCGTCAAGAGCTGTCTAACGAAGAAACCTTGGCTCCAGTGACGCAAGTTGTCAAAGTTGGAACGGCTAATCCAACCATGGTACCGAATGAAGCACCAAAAGCAGCAGCCTTAGAAGAGTTTGATTTAATTCCACTTCATAATCTGTTGGCGGAAGCGGATCAGATTAAAGCTCAGGCACGTTATTTCAACGATAGTCAGAGTCATCAATCTAGCTATGATACTGCTTTGACAGCGGGTCAAGCGATTCTGAGCCAATCACATGCTAGCCAAGCAGAAGTCAACCAACTGGTGGAACAAATCAACCAAGCTAAAGCTCAGTTAAGCGGTCTTGAGGTTGTCAAAACGGCTCTTCAAACCGAATACGATTTAAATCCAACTATTAAAGTAACTGCTAAATATAAGAATGCAGACTCAGATAAGCAGACAGCTTATACTGACGAATTGACCAAGGCAGAAGGAGTTCTAAACAATCAAACTGCTACACAAGTGCAGGTCAATCAAGCTTTTGCTAGCCTAACAGCAGCCAAAGAAGTTCTAAATGGAGTGCCTAAAGTCAAGCCGACAGTTTCCATTCTAAGTTTGACAGAAAATCCTGATGATAAGTCGGTTACAGTTCAATATAGACTGCAAGACCAGACCCAGTCCTTCCGTTCAGCGACTGCAGAATTGTATCAGGGAGATCAGCTTGTTCGCACTCTTCCGATTACCAATTTCGCAGGAAGTCTGAAGATTGGCGACTTAGACTACTACACAGGCTATACTTTGAAAACCAAGCTGACTTATGAACTGGATAATGGCAGCTTCACAGACCTTGAAACCAGCAGCCGCAATTTTGAATTGGAATACAAGAAGATTGCCTTCCGAGATATTGATTCGGTCGAGTTTTACAGAAAAGAAAACGACCAGTTTAAGCGCGTCGTGTCGATGAGCTCTATGCCTACGGATCTGTCCACCTACTTTGTCAAAGTCAAATCAAGTGAATCTAAGGAAATGCTCCTGCCGGTTCACAGCATAGCGGAAAGCCATAAGGATGGCAGGGATGTCTATAAGGTAACAGTCTCTCTGCCTGAGCTGGTTCAAGAAGGTGAGACAGGCTATAAGTCTGGCTATGACTTCTATATCAGCAAGGCAGTTGCTCCTAGTCAGCAAAATGTCTACACCAGCTTTGCTAGTTTGGTAGACGCTATGAAGCAAAATATGGCTGGCAACTATGTTCTGGGAGCAGATTTGGATGCTAGCGAGGTCAGTCTGGCTCCTGCGGATTATGTCTACCTCAAAGGGAACTTCACAGGCAGCCTGACTGGTAGTCATAATGGCAAGCAGTACGCAATTTATAATCTAGCCAAGCCTTTATTTGAAAACCTCAAGAGTGGTTCTTCTATTTCTAATCTGGACCTGAAAGAGGTCAATATTGTAGGTACTTATGACTCAGCGGCTCTGGCTCGCAATGCAGAAAATACTCGAATCACAGACGTTTCAGTCCAAGGTAGAGTAGAAGTAAAAGACAATGCTTCACAGGTAGCAGGTTTGGTCGTTATTGCTAACAATACCCAAATTACCAATAGCTCCTTTACTGGAACTATCGTGTCAAATGATAAACAGGGCAAAGAATACAATGTCGGTGGTTTGGTTGCCAATCTTAAGGGAGGAAACTCCTTGATTAGCCAAAGCAGGGCAGATGTGACCATTCTAGCAGGCGCTAGAGCCAACAACCAACGCTTCGGTGGCCTGGTTGGCCGTTTAGAAAGCAATGCCCGCATCAGCCGCTCTTATGTAACTGGAAAGATCCAAAACTCTACTAAGAATGGTCAAATCGGTGGTGTGGTAGGTTCCAATTACTTCAATGGCTTGATTGATAATGTCGTCAGCAATGTCAGCGGTACAAATGTTTATAGTATTTCTGGCGATCAGGGATATGAAAACAACCGTATCACAGAAGCTTATGCCGTTGAAGGAAATAAAACACTGGAAAATGACAAGTTTGTCACTTCAACACTGACTCTGGACCAGGCAGAAGAGAAGCTGGCTAGCTTAGACATTACAACCACTCTGGAAGACACGAATCTCAACCTTTATTCTGTCAATTATGCCCAAGAAAAGAATGCTCGAGAAGACCGTCTGATAGCTTATGCTAACATGGAAAAACTCCTTCCATTCTACAATAAGGAGACCATCGTTGCCTATGGAAATAAACTTCCAGATAATCACAAGCTTAATACGGAGTACTTGCTGGATGTTGTTCCGATGAAAGGCAACCAGATTATCACTGATATCAATAGCAACAAGACCGGAATTAACCGTCTGATGCTACACTTTGAGGATAATACAGTTGATTACCTGGATTTGACCTATAAGGGAGATTTCAAATATAAGGCAATTGCAGAGTACAGTGTAAACGGCTTAGACCTCCTTTATACTCCAGAGGCCTTCCTATCAGACTATAGCAGAGTTCTCAATCAAGTGCTGCCGGAATTGAACAAGGTTGTCCTTGATTCGCCAGCTATGCGGACTGTTTTAGGCGTAAATGCTGAAACTTCTCTGGATGATCTCTATCTGGATACTGCCTTTGACCAAGTTAAGACAAAGCTGTCAGAAGAGTTGCGCAAGGTACTGGCTATGGACAAGTCTATCAATACCGAAGGCAATGTCGTAGCTGACTATATAGCTCAGCAAATTAAAGACAATAAAGAAGCCTTCTTACTTGGTCTGACCTATCTCAATCGTTGGTATAATATCAACTATGACAATATCAATGTAAAGGATTTGTCAGCCTATAAGTTTGACTTCTTTGGAAATCATAATGCTTCAACCTTAGATACCATCATTTCACTTGGTAAGTCAGGCATGAACAATCTTAAAGCTAAGAACAACTATATGGCTTATGATGCCTCACTTTCTGAAGCGACTGGTAAACGAGGGCTCTTTAACTATCTAGAAGGCTATCGTCAGCTCTTCCTGCCGGGCAAGAGCAATAATGAATGGCTCAAGACCAATACAAAAGCCTACATCGTTGAGGCTAAGTCGGATATAGCAGAAGCGAGACAGATTCAGGATGCAGCCGAGGACAAGAGCAAGTATTCTGTCGGCGTTTACGACAAGATTACTGCTGATAATTGGGAACACAAGGGCATGCTCCTACCACTCTTGACCATGACTGAGAAGGGTGTCTATGCTATCTCCAATATGTCTACCATCTCTATGGGGGCTTATGATCGCTATCGCCTTGATGCCAATGGCAGGGTTCGGACAGATGCAGAGCTAGCTGAATATGTCGAAGACCGAGTGAGAAAAACAGCTGAATACCAGCGCAATCACTATGACTTCTGGTATAAGATTCTAAGCGATGAAAGCAAGGACAAGCTCTTCCGTTCTGTTCTGGTTTACGATGGATTCTCATTGGTTGACAAGGATGGTAAAAGATATTGGGCTCCAGCTAATGACAAAAAATCACTGGCTATGCAGGAGTTCTTCGGACCAGCCGGCAAGTGGTATCCAAGTAAGGGCTACAATGCTTATGCTACAGGAAATGTAACCCACTTTGATGCAGCTAAATTGTTAGAAGACTATGGTAATTCTGTCTACACACATGAGATGACCCATAATTCTGACGGTGGCATTTACTTTGAGGGCAATGGCCGCCGCGAAGGTCTGGGAGCTGAACTCTATGCTCGCGGACTCCTGCAGTCCACTCCAAGTGCGGATGAGGCGACTATTACGCTTAATACCCTCTTCAAGGTGGATAAGGACTCTAAGACGCGCCTACACACATATAACTTCAAGGAACGCGTTCAAAATGCAGAAGACCTGCAACACTATGTCCACGGTATGTTTGACATGATCTACACTCTAGATTACCTAGAAGGTACTTCTATGCTGAAGCAGAGTGATGATGCGAAACTTCAGTGGTTCAGAAAGATGGAGAATTACTACGTTACTGATAAGTATGGTAAGGAAACCCACGCTGGAAACCAGACACGAACCTTCACTGCTGAAGAAATCAAGCAGCTGAAGACCTTTGACTCCCTGATTGAAAATGATGTTATCACTCGTCGGGAGAATAAGGAAAGTGGTAAGTATGCACGAAATGGCTACCTCAGCCTCAGTCTCTTCTCACCAATCTACTCAGCCTTGAGCAATCCAAATGGAGCGCCGGGTGATGTCATGTTCCGCCGCACAGCTTATGAGTTGCTGGCAGCCAAGGGTTACCATGAAGGATTTATCCCTTATGTTTCTGGTAAGTACTCTAAAGAAGCCTTCGATGAAGGTAAGAAAACTTGGGATGGATGGTCCGGAAGAGATGTTGGTCTGATAACAGATCAGAAAGTCTTGGAAAATGTATTCAAAGGCGAATATGACTCTTGGGTAGCCTTCAAGAAGGCTATGTATAAAGAGCGGATTGATCAGCTGTCCAAGCTCAAGCCAATCACCATCGAGTATGAACTCAGAAATCCAAACAGTACCAAGAAAGTAACCATTCGCTCTTATGCAGATATGCAGAAGCTGATGGACGAAGCAGTAGCAGAGGATGTACGCAACATTACCAATGCTACCAGCCGTGTTGATGCTAGCTGGGTCAACTTGCTCAAGAAGAAGATTTATAATGCTTATCTACGTGAAACAGACGACTTCAGACAGTCAATCTTTAATAAGTGA